One window from the genome of Sphaerotilus microaerophilus encodes:
- a CDS encoding right-handed parallel beta-helix repeat-containing protein, producing the protein MHPIALASSTRPRLGLLQLALVGALASLAACGGGTDSTAEADAPTTATTANAPADDSRATAEDYGSGRDAAAAESDTAQLTVAADTTGSTATSADTGGTMSALAVDPAYVSVPGTITLPNPTLQNLTVEWAFTGDANKSAVVNVRYRKTGTTAWTVGAPLRRIQAASTSGFSWATRHSGSVFDLQPGTSYDLELALVDADGGSTTRTVTVATRAVPQPMAGAPIKAATTANYKTVLAAAVPGDIIELAAGSYAAFSLTKDGTEAKPIVVRPKTGLAKGSVIVNGELSLISRKYVQIRGLTVNGRIRFNSSLGVAIVGNTVNAQRSVGDGDGIVTWNASENAYIADNTVNGTTVWANSSLGVNGDNWGEGILVSGPGHVIMNNRVKGFRDGISFLEGTEAVKQYSIDVLNNDISETADDAIEADFCHHNCRIMRNRLTNTFIAMSSQPGLGGPTWFIRNVAYNVAHVGFKLYRTSYGDVLLHNTIVKNGDAFGAYPGVPIYNLLSRNNLFIGGPGGTWGGYSSGSGRVIDQYYLDTASSSIDYDALGSTLGTFNAQVGSLRTSTLADLRAKTTEKNAVQVGLTAFAATVAFPAAAMTQFTAPDLRLRAGGGATDVGQVLPGINDGFTGTKPDAGAYEYGTALPVYGPRI; encoded by the coding sequence ATGCATCCGATCGCCCTTGCTTCTTCCACCCGCCCTCGCCTGGGGCTCCTCCAACTGGCCCTGGTGGGGGCGCTGGCCTCGCTGGCTGCCTGCGGTGGGGGCACGGACTCCACGGCCGAGGCCGATGCGCCGACCACCGCGACCACCGCCAACGCACCGGCCGATGACAGCCGCGCCACTGCCGAGGACTACGGCAGCGGCCGCGACGCCGCTGCGGCGGAATCGGACACCGCCCAGCTCACCGTGGCCGCCGACACCACCGGTTCCACCGCCACCTCGGCTGACACCGGCGGCACGATGAGCGCCCTGGCGGTCGACCCGGCCTACGTCTCGGTGCCCGGCACCATCACCCTGCCCAATCCGACGCTGCAGAACCTCACCGTCGAGTGGGCCTTCACCGGCGACGCCAACAAGAGCGCTGTCGTGAACGTGCGCTACCGGAAGACCGGTACCACCGCCTGGACGGTCGGTGCGCCGCTGCGGCGCATCCAGGCAGCCAGCACCTCGGGTTTCAGCTGGGCCACGCGCCACTCGGGCAGCGTGTTCGACCTGCAGCCCGGCACCAGCTATGACCTGGAGTTGGCGCTGGTCGATGCCGACGGCGGCTCCACCACCCGCACCGTCACGGTGGCCACCCGTGCCGTGCCGCAGCCGATGGCGGGCGCGCCGATCAAGGCCGCCACCACGGCCAACTACAAGACGGTGCTGGCCGCGGCCGTGCCGGGCGACATCATCGAGCTGGCTGCCGGCAGCTACGCCGCCTTCTCGCTGACCAAGGACGGTACCGAGGCCAAGCCGATCGTCGTGCGGCCCAAGACCGGCCTGGCCAAGGGCAGCGTGATCGTCAACGGCGAGCTCTCGCTGATCAGCCGCAAGTACGTGCAGATCCGCGGGCTGACGGTGAACGGGCGCATCCGCTTCAATTCCTCGCTGGGGGTGGCGATCGTCGGCAACACCGTCAATGCGCAGCGCAGCGTGGGCGACGGCGATGGCATCGTCACCTGGAACGCCTCCGAGAATGCCTACATCGCCGACAACACCGTCAACGGCACGACGGTCTGGGCCAACAGCTCGCTCGGCGTGAACGGCGACAACTGGGGCGAGGGCATCCTGGTGAGCGGTCCGGGCCACGTGATCATGAACAACCGCGTCAAGGGCTTCCGCGACGGCATCTCCTTTTTGGAGGGCACGGAGGCGGTCAAGCAGTACAGCATCGACGTGCTGAACAACGACATCAGCGAGACGGCCGACGACGCGATCGAGGCGGACTTCTGCCACCACAACTGCCGCATCATGCGCAACCGGCTGACCAACACCTTCATCGCGATGTCCTCGCAGCCGGGGCTGGGCGGGCCGACCTGGTTCATCCGCAACGTGGCCTACAACGTGGCGCACGTGGGCTTCAAGCTCTACCGCACCAGCTACGGCGACGTGCTGCTGCACAACACCATCGTCAAGAACGGCGATGCCTTCGGCGCCTACCCGGGCGTACCCATCTACAACCTCTTGTCGCGCAACAACCTTTTCATCGGCGGGCCGGGCGGCACCTGGGGCGGCTACTCCTCGGGCAGCGGCCGGGTGATCGACCAGTACTACCTGGACACCGCCTCCTCGTCGATCGACTACGACGCGCTCGGCTCCACGCTCGGCACCTTCAACGCCCAGGTAGGCAGCCTGCGCACCTCGACCCTGGCCGACCTGCGCGCCAAGACCACCGAGAAGAACGCGGTGCAGGTGGGGCTGACGGCCTTTGCCGCCACCGTCGCCTTCCCCGCCGCGGCGATGACGCAGTTCACCGCGCCCGACCTGCGCCTGCGTGCCGGCGGCGGCGCCACCGACGTCGGCCAGGTGCTGCCGGGCATCAACGACGGCTTCACCGGCACCAAGCCCGATGCCGGCGCCTACGAGTACGGCACGGCGCTGCCGGTCTACGGGCCGCGGATCTGA
- a CDS encoding alkene reductase: protein MTAALFSPFHSTHLDLPHRVVMAPLTRNRAPGQVPNEAMVEYYRQRANPDSGAALIVSEGTPISPLAHGYLDTPGIYTPEQVAGWRRVTDAVHAEGGKIVTQIWHVGRISHSSLLPGGAQPVSATARAAQSKTYIAGGFADVSAPRALRTEEIAGIVADYAHAARCAVEAGFDGVEIHGANGYLVEQFLRDRINDRTDAYGGAIANRVRFLAEVMQAVVGAIGAARTAIRLSPVTPANDAALDSDPQALFNAVGDMLGELGLLYVHVVEGQTGGARDYAPFDYAALRQRCRSTWMVNNGYDLAMAEAAVAEGRADLVAFGKAFIANPDLTLRLRQGAPLNNVNSDTLYGGGTAGYLDYPRWQPAA from the coding sequence ATGACCGCAGCCCTGTTCTCGCCCTTCCACAGCACCCACCTGGACCTGCCGCACCGTGTGGTGATGGCACCGCTCACCCGCAACCGCGCGCCCGGCCAGGTGCCGAACGAGGCGATGGTCGAGTACTACCGCCAGCGCGCCAACCCGGACAGCGGCGCAGCGCTGATCGTCAGCGAGGGCACGCCGATCAGCCCGCTGGCGCATGGCTACCTCGACACCCCGGGGATCTACACGCCCGAGCAGGTGGCCGGCTGGCGCCGCGTCACCGATGCGGTGCACGCCGAGGGCGGCAAGATCGTGACGCAGATCTGGCACGTGGGCCGCATCTCCCACAGCTCGCTGCTGCCCGGCGGCGCCCAGCCGGTGTCCGCCACCGCCCGGGCGGCCCAGAGCAAGACCTACATCGCCGGCGGCTTTGCCGACGTGTCCGCGCCGCGCGCGCTGCGCACCGAAGAGATCGCCGGCATCGTGGCCGACTACGCCCACGCGGCGCGCTGCGCGGTGGAGGCCGGCTTCGACGGTGTCGAGATCCACGGCGCCAACGGCTACCTGGTCGAGCAGTTCCTGCGCGACCGCATCAACGACCGCACCGACGCCTACGGTGGCGCGATCGCCAACCGGGTGCGCTTCCTGGCCGAGGTGATGCAGGCGGTGGTGGGGGCCATCGGCGCCGCGCGCACCGCGATCCGCCTCAGCCCGGTGACCCCCGCCAACGACGCCGCGCTGGACAGCGACCCGCAGGCGCTGTTCAACGCGGTGGGCGACATGCTCGGCGAGCTGGGCCTGCTGTATGTGCACGTCGTCGAGGGCCAGACCGGCGGCGCGCGCGACTACGCCCCCTTCGACTACGCCGCGCTGCGCCAGCGCTGCCGCAGCACCTGGATGGTCAACAACGGCTATGACCTGGCGATGGCCGAGGCGGCGGTGGCCGAGGGCCGCGCCGACCTGGTCGCCTTCGGCAAGGCCTTCATCGCCAACCCCGATCTGACGCTGCGCCTGCGCCAGGGCGCCCCGCTGAACAACGTGAACAGCGACACCCTCTACGGCGGCGGCACGGCCGGCTACCTGGACTACCCACGCTGGCAGCCGGCGGCCTGA
- a CDS encoding septal ring lytic transglycosylase RlpA family protein: protein MSPRLTTPPSLAARHRRLPWLAQLTLALVTWAGPGWAAPADEASAAPPPAANRLLDAPDPEPVVEPIRSGGPNKPYAVGDQIYVPDTEDRADRQVGLASWYAHKFHGRRTASGEVYNLWGMTAAHVTLPIPSYARIRNPKNGRTVIVRINDRGPFAHNRVIDLSWAAAAKLDLLRNVGTVEIERITEDEIRSGRWKAGADAADAPVTYEIAGGERLGNTNLAQLARLGPFAPLAPAARKPAGKAAKAGKAGPAGTPEPTGAPDGIPEATLALATPAAITSAATTTAPAATPAAASAALKTLRSERAGTQAARGWWLQLGAFKSQDSADGFYQRLGGLLKGLDPLLTMFQETQQHMVQAGPFDTREEAARFGTRLRELLTGLTPTLVERK from the coding sequence TTGAGCCCTCGCCTGACCACCCCTCCCTCGCTTGCCGCCCGTCATCGCCGCCTGCCCTGGCTGGCTCAGCTGACGTTGGCGCTGGTCACGTGGGCCGGGCCGGGCTGGGCGGCGCCCGCCGACGAGGCCTCGGCGGCCCCACCGCCCGCAGCGAACCGCCTGCTCGACGCGCCGGACCCCGAGCCGGTGGTCGAGCCCATCCGCAGCGGCGGCCCGAACAAGCCCTACGCCGTGGGCGACCAGATCTACGTGCCCGACACCGAGGACCGTGCTGACCGTCAGGTCGGCCTGGCCTCCTGGTATGCCCACAAGTTCCACGGCCGGCGCACCGCCAGCGGCGAGGTTTACAACCTCTGGGGCATGACGGCCGCGCACGTCACCCTGCCGATCCCGAGCTACGCCCGCATCCGCAACCCGAAGAACGGCCGCACGGTGATCGTGCGCATCAACGACCGCGGGCCCTTTGCGCACAACCGCGTCATCGACCTGTCCTGGGCGGCGGCGGCCAAGCTCGACCTGCTGCGCAACGTCGGCACCGTCGAGATCGAGCGCATCACCGAAGACGAAATCCGCAGCGGCCGCTGGAAGGCCGGTGCCGATGCGGCCGATGCCCCGGTGACCTACGAGATCGCCGGCGGTGAACGCCTGGGCAACACCAACCTGGCCCAGCTCGCCAGGCTCGGCCCCTTCGCCCCACTCGCCCCGGCCGCCCGCAAGCCGGCCGGCAAGGCCGCCAAGGCAGGCAAGGCCGGCCCGGCGGGTACGCCCGAGCCCACCGGCGCGCCGGACGGGATCCCCGAGGCCACGCTGGCCCTGGCCACCCCCGCCGCAATCACCTCCGCCGCCACCACCACCGCACCGGCCGCAACTCCGGCCGCCGCCAGCGCCGCCCTGAAAACGCTGCGCAGCGAGCGCGCCGGCACCCAGGCCGCACGCGGCTGGTGGCTGCAGCTGGGCGCCTTCAAGAGCCAGGACAGCGCCGACGGCTTCTACCAGCGCCTGGGCGGCCTGCTCAAGGGGCTGGACCCGCTGCTGACCATGTTCCAGGAAACCCAGCAGCACATGGTGCAGGCCGGCCCCTTCGACACCCGCGAGGAAGCCGCCCGCTTCGGCACCCGCCTGCGCGAACTGCTCACCGGCCTGACGCCCACGCTGGTCGAGCGCAAGTGA
- the murB gene encoding UDP-N-acetylmuramate dehydrogenase — protein MRIETGVNLQDCNTFGLPAVAATLVHIEEAADVRRVVDHPELGRSPKFILGGGSNIVFTRDLAATVLKVEIRGLRIVEERADAVIVEAGAGERWHDLVAWTLDQGLGGLENLALIPGTVGAAPVQNIGAYGLELADRFDSLDAVDLVSGRAITLDRMRCRFGYRDSVFKQDLAGKSVITRVRLRLPRPWRPVLEYLDLQRKCEDAGFIEGRLPSARQVFDWVCEIRRAKLPDPAVIGNAGSFFKNPVVTPEQCRDIIARDPHLVHYPMADGQFKLAAGWLIDACGWKGKSVGAAGVYERQALVLVNRGGARGGEVMTLARAIQESVYGRFGIRLEPEPIVI, from the coding sequence ATGCGCATCGAAACCGGCGTTAATCTCCAGGACTGCAACACCTTCGGCCTGCCCGCGGTGGCGGCCACCCTCGTGCACATCGAGGAGGCGGCCGACGTGCGCCGCGTCGTCGACCACCCCGAGCTGGGCCGCTCGCCCAAGTTCATCCTGGGCGGCGGCAGCAACATCGTGTTCACCCGCGACCTGGCGGCCACCGTGCTGAAGGTGGAGATCCGCGGCCTGCGCATCGTGGAAGAGCGCGCCGACGCGGTGATCGTCGAGGCCGGGGCGGGCGAGCGCTGGCACGACCTGGTGGCCTGGACGCTCGACCAGGGCCTGGGCGGGCTGGAGAACCTGGCGCTGATCCCCGGCACGGTGGGCGCAGCGCCGGTGCAGAACATCGGCGCCTACGGGCTGGAGCTGGCGGACCGCTTCGATTCGCTCGACGCGGTGGACCTGGTCTCGGGCCGGGCGATCACGCTGGACCGCATGCGCTGCCGATTCGGCTACCGCGACAGCGTGTTCAAGCAGGACCTGGCCGGCAAGAGCGTGATCACGCGGGTGCGCCTGCGCCTGCCGCGGCCCTGGCGGCCGGTGCTGGAGTACCTGGACCTGCAGCGCAAGTGCGAGGACGCCGGCTTCATCGAGGGTCGGCTGCCGAGCGCGCGGCAGGTGTTCGACTGGGTCTGCGAGATCCGCCGTGCCAAGCTGCCCGACCCGGCGGTGATCGGCAACGCCGGCAGCTTCTTCAAGAACCCGGTGGTCACGCCCGAGCAGTGCCGCGACATCATCGCGCGCGACCCGCACCTGGTGCACTACCCGATGGCGGACGGCCAGTTCAAGCTGGCGGCCGGCTGGCTGATCGACGCCTGCGGCTGGAAGGGCAAGAGCGTGGGCGCCGCGGGCGTGTACGAGCGGCAGGCGCTGGTGCTGGTCAACCGTGGCGGGGCGCGCGGGGGCGAGGTGATGACGCTGGCGCGGGCGATCCAGGAGAGCGTCTACGGCCGGTTCGGCATCCGGCTCGAACCCGAGCCGATCGTGATTTGA
- a CDS encoding YajQ family cyclic di-GMP-binding protein, whose amino-acid sequence MPSFDTVLEPNLVEVKNAIDQSNKEIGTRFDFKGSDARIEQKDKELTLHADNDFQLQQVTDILLAKMSKRGVDIRFLDTSAKPEKMSHDKLKQKVIVKAGIESDVAKKIQKAIKDSKMKVQASIQGDTVRVTGAKRDDLQAAMALLKKEIDDMPLSFNNFRD is encoded by the coding sequence ATGCCCAGCTTCGACACCGTCCTCGAACCCAACCTCGTCGAGGTCAAGAACGCCATCGATCAGTCCAACAAAGAAATCGGCACCCGCTTCGACTTCAAGGGCAGCGACGCCCGCATCGAGCAGAAGGACAAGGAGCTGACGCTGCATGCCGACAACGACTTCCAGCTCCAGCAGGTCACCGACATCCTGCTGGCCAAGATGAGCAAGCGCGGCGTGGACATCCGCTTCCTGGACACCAGCGCCAAGCCCGAGAAGATGAGCCACGACAAGCTCAAGCAGAAGGTGATCGTCAAGGCCGGCATCGAGAGCGACGTGGCCAAGAAGATCCAGAAGGCCATCAAGGACAGCAAGATGAAGGTCCAGGCCAGCATCCAGGGCGACACCGTGCGCGTCACCGGCGCCAAGCGCGACGACCTGCAGGCCGCGATGGCGCTGCTGAAGAAGGAGATCGACGACATGCCGCTGAGCTTCAACAACTTCAGGGATTGA
- a CDS encoding type II toxin-antitoxin system RelE/ParE family toxin produces MPAIRIQEAASWRLDEIYRYTRDRWGDAQAERYITGLFEAFERIESRGVASRPVPAEFGVEGFFFRYERHFMYWKWLSDGDIGIVTILHERMHQIGRFRQDFFGEELPPLNP; encoded by the coding sequence ATGCCGGCGATCCGTATCCAGGAGGCGGCGTCCTGGCGGCTGGATGAGATCTATCGCTACACGCGTGATCGCTGGGGAGACGCCCAAGCCGAGCGCTACATCACTGGGCTGTTCGAGGCCTTCGAGCGCATCGAGTCCCGTGGCGTGGCCTCTCGGCCCGTGCCGGCGGAGTTCGGCGTGGAAGGTTTCTTCTTTCGCTACGAGCGCCACTTCATGTACTGGAAGTGGCTGTCGGACGGCGACATCGGCATCGTGACGATCCTGCACGAGCGCATGCACCAGATCGGGCGCTTCCGGCAGGATTTTTTCGGCGAAGAGCTTCCGCCCCTCAATCCCTGA
- a CDS encoding ribbon-helix-helix domain-containing protein encodes MTQTTTMTVRLNATLSDFVAANVSENGAYDNVSEYLRDLIRRDMERSEQANFERLRAELAHAFAAPESAYRPLTAADVLARNARSGPKGA; translated from the coding sequence ATGACCCAGACCACCACGATGACCGTGCGCCTCAACGCCACGCTCAGCGACTTTGTCGCTGCCAATGTGAGTGAAAACGGCGCCTACGACAACGTGAGCGAGTACCTGCGCGACCTCATCCGGCGTGACATGGAGCGCTCCGAGCAAGCGAACTTCGAGCGGCTGCGGGCCGAACTGGCCCACGCCTTTGCCGCACCGGAGTCCGCTTACCGACCCTTGACGGCTGCGGATGTGCTGGCGCGCAACGCCCGCTCAGGCCCGAAAGGGGCTTGA
- a CDS encoding DNA methyltransferase, with amino-acid sequence MLDPACGSGNFLYVTLEHLKRLEAEVLDALAALGDTQSRLGLEGETVTLQQFLGIELNPRAAALAELVLWIGWLQWQIRSFGNQSVAEPVVHDYRNIECRDAVLAWDAQEPACGADGKLLTRWDGRTKKRHPVTGKEVPDEAAQVPQWRYLNPRAADWPQADFIIGNPPFIGAGPMRESLGDGYVEALRASWPAVPDSADFVMFWWAKAAAEVRAGRAQRLGLITTKAIWQTFNRRVVEAALASDVAHLTFAIPNHPWVDSADGAAVRIAMTVLAPGAAPGKLVTVTAEHETDSGEVQVELAERSGVLHADLHIGANVTAARPLRANLGISSRGVSLHGAGFIVTPAEALALLPGASLANEGLPPPPQFQRHSRIPQRPGPDRPAARCAGDRSVRAHG; translated from the coding sequence GTGCTGGACCCGGCCTGCGGCAGCGGCAACTTCCTGTACGTGACGCTGGAGCACCTCAAGCGCCTGGAGGCCGAGGTGCTGGATGCGCTGGCCGCCCTGGGCGACACGCAGAGCCGCCTGGGCCTGGAGGGCGAGACGGTGACGCTGCAGCAGTTCCTGGGCATCGAGCTGAACCCGCGCGCGGCGGCGCTGGCCGAGCTGGTGCTGTGGATCGGCTGGCTGCAGTGGCAGATCCGCAGCTTCGGCAACCAGAGCGTGGCCGAGCCGGTGGTGCACGACTACCGCAACATCGAATGCCGGGATGCGGTGCTGGCCTGGGACGCGCAGGAGCCGGCCTGCGGGGCGGACGGGAAGTTGTTGACGCGCTGGGATGGCCGCACGAAGAAGCGCCATCCGGTCACCGGCAAGGAGGTGCCGGACGAGGCGGCGCAGGTGCCGCAGTGGCGCTACCTGAACCCACGTGCCGCCGATTGGCCGCAGGCCGACTTCATCATCGGCAACCCGCCCTTCATCGGCGCCGGGCCGATGCGCGAGTCGCTGGGCGACGGCTACGTGGAGGCCCTGCGCGCCAGCTGGCCGGCCGTGCCCGACAGCGCCGACTTCGTGATGTTCTGGTGGGCCAAGGCCGCCGCCGAGGTGCGCGCCGGGCGGGCGCAGCGGCTGGGGCTGATCACCACCAAGGCCATCTGGCAGACCTTCAACCGCCGTGTGGTGGAGGCGGCGCTGGCCAGTGATGTCGCCCATCTCACTTTTGCGATTCCCAACCACCCCTGGGTGGACAGCGCCGACGGCGCGGCGGTGCGCATCGCGATGACGGTGCTGGCGCCCGGCGCTGCCCCCGGCAAGCTGGTGACGGTCACCGCCGAGCACGAAACCGACAGCGGCGAGGTACAGGTCGAGCTGGCCGAGCGCAGTGGCGTTCTGCACGCCGACCTGCACATCGGCGCGAACGTGACCGCCGCCCGGCCGCTGCGCGCCAACTTGGGCATCTCCTCGCGCGGCGTTTCGTTGCACGGTGCGGGCTTCATCGTGACACCAGCGGAGGCACTGGCCCTGCTGCCAGGCGCCAGCTTGGCAAATGAGGGTTTACCCCCCCCCCCGCAATTCCAGCGTCATTCGCGCATACCGCAACGGCCGGGACCTGACCGACCGGCCGCGCGGTGTGCAGGTGATCGATCTGTTCGGGCTCACGGCTGA
- a CDS encoding type IIL restriction-modification enzyme MmeI translates to MIDLFGLTAEDVRSRYPAVYQWVAERVKPERDAKAQSKDGAAYARLWWLFGKPRQELRAYLSGLPRYIATVETSKHRHFQFLSMDVLPDNKLVAIALSDALHLGVLSSAVHVDWALATGSRLGVGNDPVYVKTRCLETFPFPDATDDDTGLTPALAERIRTLAEQIDAHRKARQAAHEAVTLTGLYNVLAKLRRGEALTAKEKALHSQGLVGVLQSLHDELDAAVLAAYGWSDLGPVPWSDDAAHAAWTEALLERLVALNARRAAEEAAGTVRWLRPDSQNPQRYSAAAGVDPAPTEQPALIEPAQEAADPDETTAATPAATPAANAAAPARQPWPSDLKAQLRAVAELLAASPAGLSEAQIAERFTARGAWKKRLADVLATLEAVARARCEDGRWRGV, encoded by the coding sequence GTGATCGATCTGTTCGGGCTCACGGCTGAAGACGTGCGCTCCCGCTACCCGGCGGTCTACCAGTGGGTCGCGGAACGAGTGAAGCCGGAGCGGGATGCCAAGGCGCAGAGCAAGGACGGCGCCGCCTACGCTCGGCTGTGGTGGCTGTTCGGCAAGCCGCGCCAGGAACTGCGTGCGTATCTCTCCGGTTTGCCGCGCTACATCGCCACCGTCGAAACCTCCAAGCACCGACACTTCCAGTTCCTCAGCATGGACGTGCTGCCGGACAACAAGCTGGTTGCCATCGCGCTGAGTGACGCGCTGCACCTGGGCGTGCTATCCAGCGCCGTGCACGTCGACTGGGCGCTGGCCACCGGCAGCCGGCTGGGCGTCGGCAACGACCCGGTCTACGTCAAGACACGCTGCCTGGAGACCTTCCCGTTCCCGGACGCCACCGACGACGACACCGGCCTGACGCCCGCGCTGGCCGAGCGCATCCGCACGCTGGCCGAGCAGATCGACGCGCACCGCAAGGCGCGGCAGGCGGCGCACGAAGCGGTCACCCTCACCGGCCTGTACAACGTGCTGGCCAAGCTACGCCGCGGCGAGGCGCTGACCGCCAAGGAGAAGGCGCTGCACAGCCAGGGCCTGGTCGGCGTGCTGCAAAGCCTGCACGACGAGCTGGACGCCGCGGTGCTCGCCGCCTACGGCTGGAGCGACCTGGGCCCCGTGCCCTGGTCCGACGACGCCGCCCACGCCGCCTGGACCGAGGCGCTGCTGGAGCGGCTGGTGGCGCTGAACGCGCGCCGCGCCGCCGAGGAGGCCGCGGGAACGGTGCGCTGGCTGCGCCCGGACTCCCAGAACCCGCAGCGCTACAGCGCCGCGGCCGGCGTGGACCCCGCACCGACCGAGCAGCCGGCACTGATCGAGCCGGCGCAGGAGGCAGCCGACCCGGACGAAACCACCGCCGCCACCCCAGCCGCCACCCCGGCCGCAAACGCCGCAGCCCCCGCCCGCCAGCCCTGGCCGAGCGACCTCAAGGCCCAGCTGCGCGCCGTGGCCGAACTGCTCGCCGCCAGCCCCGCCGGCCTGAGCGAGGCGCAGATCGCCGAACGCTTCACCGCCCGCGGCGCCTGGAAGAAGCGCCTGGCCGACGTGCTGGCCACGCTGGAAGCGGTGGCGCGGGCGCGCTGCGAGGACGGGCGCTGGCGGGGGGTGTGA
- a CDS encoding DUF4160 domain-containing protein: MPTILLINGLRVTIYPADHRPAHVHVIGRGCEAVFKLNCPFGPPQLRENQGFSRKELSAIATALLDALMPLCTAWSHLHGDF, encoded by the coding sequence ATGCCGACGATCCTGCTGATCAACGGGCTGCGGGTCACGATCTACCCCGCCGACCACCGCCCCGCGCACGTCCACGTGATCGGGCGCGGCTGCGAGGCGGTGTTCAAGCTCAACTGCCCCTTCGGCCCGCCGCAACTGCGTGAGAACCAGGGTTTTTCCCGCAAGGAACTGTCCGCCATCGCCACGGCACTGCTCGACGCACTGATGCCGCTGTGCACAGCCTGGAGCCATCTGCATGGAGATTTCTGA